In the Topomyia yanbarensis strain Yona2022 chromosome 3, ASM3024719v1, whole genome shotgun sequence genome, one interval contains:
- the LOC131691214 gene encoding probable cysteine--tRNA ligase, mitochondrial gives MMLGTWNLRIEKKMITHLRHTRNFCTKPTLGTAPRIYSCKTRDKIPLLLHSPNTTSSTFYTCGPTVYDSAHIGHASCYVRLDILQCILRSHFNQNIVTAMNITDIDDKIIQRANEQTKPWHEIARHYEHEFWTDLNRLNVRPPDVKMRVTDHIPAIIEFISKLLSSGYAYKSIDNSIYFETSRYPQYGKLQNIPSDDTPAEGKKSASDFALWKASKPSEPFWDSPFGPGRPGWHIECSTLASQIFGKRLNFHAGGLDLRFPHHENEEAQSCCYHHVQDWVDHWIHTGQLHLEGQTSKMSKSLKNTISIGELLDQYSADEFRMLCLLSHYRSMIEYGSESMTVSINVLKKFRSFFDDCRAYVLGVKPAVPVDASILQTKLTEVDRRFDGFLRDDFNTASAITSLGDLASEVNKVINRRDVEVVLASEGGTIQGIANYIRGKLAMFGLEHVTGDRQQFGSPDVGHESVERLIENVVAIRSTVRTQAMVSKDRSLFAICDQMRDRLREVNVEVKDHGKSSSWSYVK, from the exons ATGATGCTTGGAACATGGAACCTTAGAATCGAGAAG AAAATGATAACACATTTACGCCACACTAGAAACTTTTGCACCAAACCAACTCTGGGCACGGCACCTCGAATATATTCATGCAAAACGCGCGATAAAATACCTCTCCTACTCCACTCACCCAACACCACAAGTAGTACGTTCTACACATGTGGCCCAACGGTGTATGACTCGGCTCACATCGGTCATGCCAGCTGCTACGTTCGACTGGACATTCTGCAGTGTATTCTTAGAAGCCATTTCAATCAGAATATTGTGACAGCGATGAACATCACCGATATCGATGATAAAATCATTCAGCGGGCCAATGAACAGACGAAACCATGGCACGAAATTGCACGCCACTACGAACACGAGTTTTGGACGGATCTCAATCGTTTGAATGTTCGTCCACCGGATGTAAAAATGCGCGTTACGGATCACATCCCGGCCATTATTGAGTTCATTTCGAAACTACTAAGTTCGGGTTATGCATACAAATCGATCGACAATTCCATATATTTCGAAACATCACGATACCCTCAATATGGTAAGTTGCAGAACATTCCATCGGATGATACCCCTGCGGAGGGTAAGAAAAGTGCCTCCGACTTCGCTCTGTGGAAGGCATCGAAACCGAGCGAACCATTCTGGGATTCCCCATTCGGGCCAGGCCGCCCCGGATGGCACATTGAGTGTTCAACGCTTGCTTCGCAAATTTTTGGCAAAAGACTGAATTTTCATGCCGGCGGATTGGATCTCCGGTTTCCTCACCATGAGAATGAAGAGGCACAAAGTTGCTGCTACCATCATGTGCAGGATTGGGTTGACCATTGGATCCACACCGGTCAGCTACATCTAGAAGGACAAACGAGCAAGATGTCAAAATCGTTGAAAAATACCATCAGCATAGGGGAACTGCTTGATCAGTATTCGGCTGATGAGTTCCGTATGCTTTGTCTGTTGTCACACTATCGGAGTATGATTGAGTACGGAAGCGAATCGATGACGGTTTCGATAAACGTGTTGAAAAAGTTCCGGTCGTTTTTTGATGACTGTAGGGCGTATGTTTTGGGAGTAAAACCAGCTGTCCCGGTTGATGCTAGCATACTACAAACAAAGCTAACAGAAGTGGATCGAAGATTCGATGGTTTTCTTAGGGATGATTTCAACACCGCCAGCGCGATTACGAGTCTAGGCGATTTAGCTTCGGAGGTTAACAAAGTGATTAATCGAAGGGATGTAGAAGTGGTGCTAGCTTCGGAGGGTGGGACGATTCAAGGTATTGCCAACTATATTCGAGGAAAACTGGCAATGTTCGGATTGGAACACGTTACGGGAGATAGGCAGCAGTTCGGCTCGCCTGATGTTGGCCATGAATCGGTGGAACGGTTGATTGAAAATGTTGTTGCGATACGAAGTACCGTGCGGACGCAAGCGATGGTTTCTAAAGATCGTTCGTTGTTTGCGATCTGCGATCAAATGAGAGATCGTCTCCGGGAGGTGAATGTAGAAGTGAAAGATCACGGGAAAAGCTCCTCATGGAGTTATGTTAAATGA
- the LOC131690170 gene encoding centriole and centriolar satellite protein OFD1, whose product MNCENEFVDLDRITNSEFRQHIKSWIEEQGINANLQLQMKKDLIDQISRTALGRKMSLKLQTHQGIVLSPLVLVLNTLVAEFLYTQNCHFTLSVFSNEVPFKNTLPDFTKSTNFRLQRTELREIFEALGIEHYSGLVEKYESKTTKDGAKSLIYIIFKSMLASVKSYENKIKSQQKQEVERETNKSLLNELGMEKLHRNVEKLLHRVKVVNKSIERIEELHRNDNREDSREEETQSLKVCTENVQKLVSKLEICSSNFERVVEKLQEQTEQKIEVVEEKPPDDEAKKPAKKTYTDFLNELKSTEYGKKYVAKLQKQILKLMDKEKALIEAKFLEKLHRAELEYKSKLENLLSERIKELPVDVRRSPKLPNQTDETEESTLFMKKIDEKLDMLYQHEKNVNEKLVTLKDNLEQQERRHSKHFQTLKAAETKEKRLLVLQDVERQLLATFEDETQAVVRNAKATIEQLESENNRINRSFQLYLHKQREDKRKLNDEKVQIWQKYNEDKLEFNQRELMEFNESSQTVPVIKEVVVPHNDDFPKMPTFENPFRNFDPRKYLKRSKVCNIQFVPEPLDVVDVAVNTSFEPNPQSSSVAVRGKTPNNVNFAEAASLWDKETTFIPTDKAPKPSSAESQTNVNCNTSKERNAPQAESKLSKLLATDTRNLKKSIEKNLQKLDQMSKTYTKSSTSSSDRQENTYNIKPTIETEKIIEKASLDDLSSAAELELSDKDLPNEGSPKERTADANVDILNLNTTRELLDFARDNFPIDDGMVKETGVNKEKKLSLELMSLGSLSDLDISGDSQSVHVTDGADSSLDRLEQISTGQRSGSDKSWS is encoded by the exons ATGAACTGTGAAAACGAGTTTGTCGATCTGGACAGAATCACCAATTCCGAATTTAGGCAACATATCAAGAGTTGGATCGAAGAACAGGGAATCAATGCTAACCTACAACTTCAAATGAAGAAGGACCTAATCGATCAGATCAGTCGAACTGCCTTGG GACGAAAGATGTCTCTCAAGCTGCAAACCCATCAAGGAATTGTACTGTCGCCACTGGTTCTAGTCTTGAACACGCTGGTTGCTGAGTTCCTGTATACCCAAAACTGCCACTTTACCCTGTCGGTCTTTAGCAATGAGGTTCCGTTTAAGAATACCTTGCCCGATTTCACCAAGTCCACAAATTTTCGGTTGCAGCGCACAGAACTGAGGGAAATCTTTGAAGCCCTTGGAATTGAGCACTACTCGGGGTTGGTTGAAAAGTACGAATCAAAAACAACTAAAGACGGTGCCAAATCCCTCATCTATATAATATTCAAATCCATGCTAGCATCCGTTAAGTCCTATGAGAATAAGATTAAAAGTCAACAGAAGCAGGAAGTGGAACGAGAGACAAACAAATCCCTGCTGAATGAGTTAGGTATGGAGAAGCTGCACCGAAATGTGGAGAAGCTGCTGCACAGGGTAAAAGTCGTTAATAAAAGTATCGAACGAATCGAAGAGTTGCATCGAAACGACAATCGTGAAGATAGCCGCGAAGAAGAGACCCAATCGTTGAAGGTTTGTACGGAAAATGTGCAAAAGTTAGTTAGCAAATTGGAGATTTGTTCTTCTAATTTCGAGAGAGTTGTCGAAAAGCTACAAGAACAAACAGAACAAAAAATTGAAGTGGTTGAAGAAAAGCCTCCAGATGATGAAGCCAAAAAGCCTGCAAAGAAAACatatacagattttttgaatGAGCTAAAAAGTACTGAGTACGGTAAGAAATATGTTGCGAAACTGCAGAAGCAAATACTAAAACTGATGGATAAGGAGAAAGCCTTAATTGAGGCTAAATTTTTAGAGAAATTACATCGTGCAGAATTAGAGTACAAATCCAAGTTAGAAAACTTGCTTTCTGAACGAATCAAAGAACTGCCGGTTGATGTTCGACGTTCGCCAAAACTCCCAAACCAAACCGACGAAACCGAAGAAAGTACACTTTTCATGAAAAAGATTGATGAAAAACTAGACATGCTCTATCAACACGAGAAGAATGTCAACGAAAAGTTGGTTACGCTAAAAGACAATTTGGAACAGCAAGAACGTAGAcatagcaaacattttcaaacaCTAAAGGCAGCcgaaacgaaagagaaaagacTGTTGGTTCTGCAGGACGTGGAAAGGCAACTTCTAGCAACGTTCGAAGACGAAACCCAAGCTGTCGTACGAAATGCAAAGGCAACTATCGAACAATTGGAAAGTGAAAACAATAGGATTAACCGCTCATTCCAGTTATATTTGCATAAACAAAGGGAGGATAAGCGAAAACTTAACGATGAAAAGGTTCAAATTTGGCAGAAATACAATGAAGATAAGCTGGAATTTAACCAACGTGAATTGATGGAGTTTAATGAATCCTCGCAAACGGTACCGGTGATTAAAGAAGTTGTTGTACCACACAacgatgattttcccaaaatgCCTACGTTTGAAAACCCTTTCAGAAATTTTGATCCACGCAAATATCTTAAGAGATCAAAAGTTTGCAATATACAGTTTGTCCCTGAACCACTCGATGTAGTTGATGTAGCAGTAAATACCTCATTCGAACCAAATCCACAATCTTCATCCGTAGCTGTCAGAGGAAAGACGCCTAATAATGTAAATTTTGCGGAAGCAGCTAGTTTATGGGACAAAGAAACAACCTTTATACCTACAGATAAAGCTCCTAAACCATCTTCAGCCGAATCCCAAACAAACGTCAATTGCAATACTAGCAAAGAGAGAAACGCGCCTCAAGCGGAATCTAAACTAAGCAAACTATTAGCTACTGATACTCGAAATCTCAAGAAAAGTATTGAGaaaaacttacaaaaacttGATCAAATGAGTAAGACCTACACAAAGTCCAGCACGTCGTCGTCGGATAGGCAGGAAAATACATACAACATAAAACCTACGATCGAAACggaaaaaataatcgaaaagGCGAGTTTGGATGATTTATCCAGCGCGGCAGAGTTAGAGCTTTCCGATAAGGATCTACCCAACGAAGGAAGTCCCAAGGAGCGAACAGCAGACGCTAACGTAGATATTCTCAATCTAAACACCACCCGTGAGTTACTTGATTTTGCCCGGGATAATTTCCCCATCGATGATGGCATGGTGAAGGAGACCGGTGTTAATAAAGAGAAGAAACTTTCTCTGGAACTGATGTCGTTGGGATCGCTAAGTGATTTGGACATCAGCGGCGATAGCCAATCGGTACACGTGACTGATGGAGCGGACAGTTCATTAGATAGATTAGAACAAATTTCAACCGGCCAACGTTCCGGTTCCGATAAAAGTTGGAGTTAG
- the LOC131690169 gene encoding cytochrome c oxidase assembly factor 5, with translation MMRYEGNEKLADETACARVRADLKMCLLESDCCKKEHKLPRDCLSRTDNSVPDECRALRTTFFECKRSLLDNRQRFRGRKGY, from the exons ATGATGCGCTACGAAGGAAACGAAAAGCTTGCAGATGAGACCGCCTGTGCCAGGGTACGAGCCGATTTAAAGATGTGTCTATTAGAGTCCGACTGTTGCAAGAAG GAACACAAACTACCTCGCGATTGCCTCAGTCGAACGGATAACTCAGTACCGGACGAGTGTCGGGCGTTGCGGACGACATTTTTCGAATGTAAGCGGTCCCTG CTGGACAATCGACAGCGTTTCAGGGGTAGGAAAGGCTACTGA